The following are encoded together in the Capsulimonas corticalis genome:
- the rho gene encoding transcription termination factor Rho, protein MAHEDIESGAGRPEKDNGAPPPSQNNDGDAPAPLIRSGVLEILPDGWGFLRQNNFDPNTQDIYVAQAQIKRFGLKTGDTVSGQVRPPKDTEKYYGLLRVESVNGVSPEQARNRVNYDELIPIYPNDRLVLETDAKNLTARVIDLIAPIGKGQRAIIVAPPKAGKTTILKSIANSITQNHPEVVLMVLLIDERPEEVTDIRRSVNGEVVSSTFDELPENHMRVADMVLEKAKRLVESGKDVVVLLDSLTRLSRASNLTVTPSGRTLQGGLDPAAIYRPKRFFGTARNIENGGSLTIIATALVETGSRMDDIIFEEFKGTGNSELKLDREIANRRIFPAINVKESSTRKEELLYDDESLKAVYQLHRVLAGLGTVEATELLIDRLNNSKSNKEFLRTVSKTGRRDD, encoded by the coding sequence ATGGCACACGAGGACATCGAATCCGGCGCCGGCCGGCCGGAAAAAGACAACGGCGCGCCCCCGCCGTCTCAGAACAACGACGGAGACGCGCCCGCGCCTTTGATCCGATCCGGCGTTCTTGAAATCTTGCCGGACGGGTGGGGCTTCCTGCGCCAGAACAACTTCGATCCAAACACTCAGGACATCTACGTGGCCCAGGCCCAGATCAAGCGCTTCGGTTTGAAGACGGGCGACACAGTCTCCGGACAGGTCCGCCCTCCGAAGGACACCGAAAAGTACTACGGCCTTCTGCGCGTCGAATCCGTGAATGGCGTTTCTCCTGAGCAAGCGCGCAACCGCGTCAATTACGACGAACTGATCCCCATCTATCCCAACGACCGCCTGGTGCTCGAAACGGACGCGAAGAACCTCACGGCCCGCGTCATCGATTTGATCGCCCCCATCGGTAAGGGACAGCGCGCGATCATCGTCGCGCCGCCCAAGGCCGGTAAGACCACCATTCTGAAATCCATCGCGAACTCCATCACCCAGAACCACCCGGAAGTTGTTCTGATGGTCCTGCTGATCGACGAGCGCCCGGAAGAAGTGACGGATATCCGCCGCTCGGTTAACGGCGAAGTCGTCTCCTCCACCTTTGATGAGCTGCCGGAGAACCATATGCGGGTCGCCGATATGGTGCTCGAAAAGGCGAAGCGGCTGGTCGAGTCCGGTAAGGATGTGGTAGTATTGCTGGATAGCCTCACCCGCCTGTCGCGCGCGTCGAACCTGACGGTGACTCCGTCGGGACGCACGCTTCAAGGAGGCCTGGATCCGGCGGCGATTTATCGGCCGAAACGATTTTTTGGAACGGCCCGTAATATAGAGAATGGCGGGAGCCTGACCATCATCGCCACCGCGCTGGTCGAAACCGGCTCGCGCATGGACGATATTATCTTTGAAGAGTTCAAGGGGACCGGCAACTCCGAACTGAAGCTCGACCGTGAGATCGCCAACCGGCGTATCTTCCCGGCGATCAACGTGAAAGAGTCTAGCACCCGAAAAGAAGAACTGCTTTATGACGACGAGAGCCTCAAGGCCGTCTACCAGCTGCACCGCGTTCTCGCGGGCCTGGGAACGGTGGAGGCGACGGAGCTGTTGATTGACCGATTGAACAACAGCAAGAGCAACAAAGAATTCCTGCGCACGGTCAGCAAGACGGGACGACGTGACGACTGA
- a CDS encoding SDR family NAD(P)-dependent oxidoreductase: MGKLEGKIAIITGGSSGIGLATAKRFVEEGAHVVITGRREKDLAEAAAFIGRNVTTVAGDVSNLEDLDRLYAVVKEKHGHIDVLFANAGGGTIAPLATSTEAQFDQTFDINVKGLFFTVQKALPLFKDGGSIILTSSNANVLGVPGLTAYAASKAAVRSFARGWTVELKDRKIRVNSMSPGPIETPALDKVGLPPEQVEQAVAQFTSLVPLGRRGKPEEIASVVVFLASDESSYITGVDLAADGGMAQV, from the coding sequence ATGGGAAAGCTAGAGGGCAAGATTGCAATTATCACGGGAGGATCGAGCGGTATTGGCTTGGCCACAGCCAAGCGCTTTGTGGAAGAAGGCGCGCATGTCGTGATCACTGGCCGACGAGAGAAAGATCTGGCTGAGGCCGCAGCTTTCATCGGGAGAAACGTGACGACGGTCGCGGGCGACGTCTCAAACTTAGAAGATCTGGACCGGCTCTATGCTGTTGTGAAAGAGAAGCACGGTCACATCGACGTCCTCTTTGCAAACGCGGGCGGAGGGACCATCGCGCCGCTTGCTACGTCGACTGAGGCTCAATTCGACCAGACCTTCGATATCAACGTAAAGGGATTATTCTTTACCGTGCAGAAAGCCCTCCCTCTCTTCAAAGATGGCGGCTCAATCATCCTAACCTCTTCGAACGCAAACGTACTGGGTGTGCCAGGCTTGACCGCCTACGCCGCGAGTAAGGCGGCCGTGCGCAGCTTCGCGCGTGGCTGGACGGTGGAGCTGAAAGATCGCAAGATTCGTGTGAATTCGATGAGTCCTGGCCCAATCGAAACTCCGGCTTTGGACAAGGTGGGCCTCCCCCCTGAACAGGTCGAACAGGCGGTAGCTCAGTTCACCTCGCTGGTTCCGCTTGGCCGCAGAGGCAAGCCTGAGGAAATCGCGTCCGTCGTCGTGTTCCTCGCTTCCGATGAAAGTTCTTACATCACCGGCGTGGATCTCGCCGCCGATGGAGGCATGGCGCAGGTCTGA
- a CDS encoding NADPH-dependent F420 reductase: protein MSYAIIGFGAIGQALAHAFARKNIDVTVASRRPPEALTPQARAIGPRVIAKSLRNALEADTIILAIPFGEHREVAKALPSWEGKTVIDATNAFGVLPEELDSLPSSAFVAKAFTGAKLVKGFNHLITATLATDPVVEGGHRVVFLSSDDEDAIGPVADLSKQLGFAPVELGKLNEGGALTHARGRIWGQLIFQDLFKKEQ, encoded by the coding sequence ATGAGCTATGCGATTATCGGATTCGGTGCAATAGGCCAGGCCCTCGCCCACGCCTTCGCCCGTAAAAACATCGACGTGACCGTCGCGAGCCGCCGGCCGCCCGAGGCGTTGACGCCGCAGGCTCGGGCGATTGGGCCCAGAGTCATCGCCAAGTCGTTGCGGAATGCACTCGAGGCCGATACGATCATCTTGGCAATCCCGTTCGGGGAGCACCGTGAGGTTGCGAAGGCCCTGCCAAGCTGGGAAGGCAAGACGGTCATCGACGCCACGAACGCGTTTGGAGTTCTCCCTGAAGAGCTGGACAGCCTCCCGTCCTCCGCCTTCGTCGCGAAGGCGTTCACCGGCGCTAAGCTCGTGAAAGGTTTCAATCACCTGATTACAGCCACCCTGGCGACCGATCCGGTCGTCGAGGGCGGCCACCGGGTCGTCTTTCTGTCGAGCGACGACGAGGACGCGATCGGTCCCGTGGCGGATTTGTCCAAACAACTCGGGTTCGCACCCGTCGAACTGGGAAAGCTCAACGAAGGGGGCGCGCTGACGCACGCACGCGGCCGCATTTGGGGCCAGCTCATCTTCCAGGATCTGTTCAAGAAGGAACAGTAA
- a CDS encoding phosphodiester glycosidase family protein produces MTKRLAPGVTLTQEIDTTTPLIINVVTVDLKTAGVHPEVAIGQDKIFGSDATKGREDVARLARRHKALVAVNGDYFDYTGDPLGLGIRNGELLSEPWTGYGKGGPRAVLGFTDDGKRALFDILGFLGDLQAADGQRIAVRGINRLAGKSEVVVYSSTYGDATANKPGGTDLVLTGVNLPLRANKMIQGKVTVVKALSDGITPIPPDGLVIAGGPGVGADFLAQHIHAGDNVGFVLGVGDPSNVASSVQVANLPRVGDLPSRAGVGIDRKAFLWSRMSHAIGGGPRLLVNGQVSVDGVAEGFDATLTDGPHPRTAVGTSSDGSRLYIVTVDGRQTISKGVSLVALAGILKRYGASEAINLDGGGSTTMAVGGITISSPGGTGYERPVADMLLIDSDAPYVETAPEDSVLPVMQVDPANVVGMPPAAFVRGPQIVAASDTLTVGAATTLTLVDGARTIRGDSGDVVWQGPSSGGCGFVNQSGSFLALAPGDTKITALYKGQLVTTTITVSAPAAPLVSAADLFALRTKIARAPVAGAQQSVLSVQIANAALKPGQGMPVHVSVTGGKADHIDGVTDADGGVTFRITWDNAAGGLVTVTSGTLASVTIGRPK; encoded by the coding sequence GTGACGAAGCGCCTTGCGCCCGGAGTGACGCTGACACAAGAGATCGACACGACGACGCCATTGATTATCAACGTTGTGACCGTCGATCTGAAGACGGCGGGCGTGCATCCCGAGGTCGCGATCGGCCAGGATAAGATCTTCGGCTCGGATGCGACGAAGGGACGGGAAGATGTGGCGCGCCTCGCCCGGCGGCACAAAGCGCTGGTGGCGGTGAACGGCGATTATTTCGACTATACGGGCGATCCGCTCGGACTGGGCATTCGCAACGGCGAGCTGCTGTCCGAACCCTGGACCGGCTATGGGAAGGGCGGGCCGCGCGCGGTGCTGGGGTTCACCGACGACGGCAAGCGGGCGCTGTTCGATATCCTTGGCTTTTTGGGCGATCTTCAGGCGGCTGATGGGCAGCGCATCGCGGTTCGCGGGATCAACCGGCTGGCGGGGAAGAGCGAAGTCGTTGTCTACAGCAGTACATATGGCGATGCGACGGCCAACAAGCCGGGCGGTACGGACCTCGTGCTGACGGGCGTCAACCTGCCCTTGCGGGCCAACAAGATGATCCAGGGCAAGGTCACGGTCGTCAAAGCGCTCAGCGATGGGATCACGCCGATCCCGCCGGATGGTCTGGTGATTGCCGGCGGTCCGGGCGTCGGCGCGGATTTCCTCGCTCAGCATATTCACGCCGGCGACAATGTTGGTTTCGTGCTAGGGGTAGGGGATCCGAGTAATGTGGCGAGCTCCGTCCAGGTGGCGAACCTCCCGCGCGTGGGGGATCTGCCTTCGCGCGCCGGCGTTGGGATCGACCGCAAGGCGTTTCTTTGGAGCCGGATGTCGCATGCGATCGGCGGCGGGCCGCGCCTGCTCGTCAATGGCCAGGTGAGCGTTGACGGCGTCGCCGAAGGGTTCGACGCCACATTGACAGACGGGCCGCACCCGAGGACGGCTGTCGGGACCAGTAGCGACGGCAGCCGCCTGTATATCGTGACGGTGGACGGGCGGCAGACGATCTCCAAAGGCGTGTCGCTCGTCGCTCTCGCCGGCATTTTGAAGCGGTACGGCGCCTCCGAAGCGATCAATCTGGACGGCGGCGGGTCGACGACGATGGCGGTTGGGGGTATAACTATCAGCAGTCCCGGCGGAACGGGGTACGAGCGCCCCGTCGCCGATATGCTTCTGATCGACAGCGACGCCCCTTACGTGGAAACAGCGCCGGAAGATTCGGTTCTTCCCGTCATGCAAGTGGATCCCGCAAACGTGGTGGGAATGCCGCCCGCGGCCTTCGTGCGCGGACCGCAGATCGTCGCCGCTTCCGACACGCTGACCGTCGGCGCCGCCACCACGCTCACGCTCGTCGACGGCGCCAGGACGATCCGAGGGGATTCCGGCGATGTCGTATGGCAGGGGCCGAGTTCCGGCGGCTGCGGTTTCGTGAACCAGAGCGGCTCCTTCCTTGCCCTCGCTCCGGGAGACACAAAGATCACGGCGCTTTACAAAGGGCAGCTTGTCACGACGACGATCACGGTGAGCGCGCCCGCCGCGCCGCTGGTCAGCGCGGCGGATCTCTTCGCCCTTCGGACAAAGATCGCGCGTGCTCCGGTGGCCGGAGCCCAGCAGAGCGTACTTTCGGTGCAGATCGCGAATGCGGCGCTGAAGCCGGGGCAGGGAATGCCGGTCCATGTGAGCGTGACCGGCGGGAAGGCCGATCACATCGATGGGGTGACGGACGCCGACGGCGGCGTGACGTTCCGTATCACTTGGGACAATGCAGCCGGCGGGCTGGTGACGGTGACGTCCGGAACGCTTGCGTCAGTAACGATAGGACGGCCAAAGTAA
- a CDS encoding sigma-70 family RNA polymerase sigma factor has translation MGADTAASPSKWDGQERRSPSRLDDESRARRLLIKYKAGGPDAAAAREALVLQFRPLVQKQARQFMSAAVPLEDLIQEGFLGLMHGIDQYDQTRGVKLITYATHHIDGHLRHFLRDRVQIIKEPAWLQELAQKVRREIETLTQSLGREPTDQETAQSLGLAESEIVRIKSTRSIFAVTSLDEAQETGGPAAHVAENNLRATTAELPIEDRVVLENALVRLKEIEQKVLYSFYYEDRSQTDIARALGVSNNYISHILKNSARKLQQMFRSDAVREAALQHEGRRRRIASLGPMAAADYEEAPATVVDAVTGLYTQSYFDARLEEEVSRAKRHDLELSVVRVLVGNDLPEATYFAQVAQTVNECMRRSDLVARIGDHEIGAMLPHTGATREIVLRRLITQLTALRDALPHEFTITLGAASFPEYAHKSDLMEAAAPVHGLG, from the coding sequence ATGGGAGCAGACACAGCAGCGAGTCCTTCGAAATGGGACGGGCAGGAACGCCGCAGCCCGAGCCGCTTGGATGACGAGTCGCGAGCGCGCCGACTTTTGATCAAGTATAAAGCCGGCGGTCCCGATGCGGCGGCCGCGCGCGAAGCGCTCGTGCTCCAATTCCGGCCTCTGGTTCAAAAGCAGGCGCGTCAGTTCATGAGCGCCGCCGTGCCGCTGGAGGATCTCATTCAGGAAGGCTTTCTCGGCCTGATGCATGGGATCGACCAGTACGATCAAACGCGTGGCGTCAAGCTGATTACCTACGCCACGCACCATATCGATGGGCACCTGCGTCACTTCCTTCGCGACCGCGTCCAGATCATCAAGGAGCCGGCGTGGCTTCAGGAGCTGGCGCAAAAGGTCCGCCGCGAAATTGAAACCCTCACCCAATCTCTTGGCCGAGAGCCAACCGACCAGGAAACGGCGCAGTCGCTGGGGCTGGCCGAGTCGGAAATCGTTCGAATCAAGTCCACGCGATCCATCTTCGCCGTGACGTCGCTGGACGAGGCGCAGGAGACCGGCGGCCCCGCCGCCCATGTCGCCGAAAACAACCTTCGCGCCACCACCGCCGAGCTCCCCATCGAAGACCGCGTTGTTCTGGAGAATGCGCTCGTCCGTCTCAAGGAGATCGAACAAAAGGTCCTTTACAGCTTCTACTACGAAGACCGCAGCCAGACGGATATCGCGCGCGCTCTCGGCGTCTCGAACAACTATATCTCGCACATTCTGAAAAATTCGGCGCGCAAACTACAGCAGATGTTCCGCAGCGACGCTGTCCGCGAAGCCGCGCTGCAGCATGAAGGGCGACGCCGACGGATCGCCAGCCTTGGCCCCATGGCGGCGGCCGACTACGAGGAAGCGCCCGCGACCGTTGTCGACGCCGTCACCGGACTGTATACGCAGAGCTATTTTGACGCGCGTTTGGAAGAGGAAGTATCTCGCGCCAAGCGGCACGATCTGGAGCTGTCGGTGGTAAGGGTCCTGGTGGGGAACGATCTGCCGGAGGCGACCTACTTCGCGCAGGTCGCGCAGACCGTGAACGAGTGCATGCGCCGCTCGGACTTGGTGGCGCGGATCGGGGATCATGAAATCGGCGCGATGCTGCCGCACACCGGCGCCACGCGTGAGATCGTTCTGCGGCGTTTGATCACGCAGCTTACGGCGCTGCGCGACGCGCTGCCGCACGAGTTTACCATCACGCTGGGCGCGGCTTCATTTCCAGAGTATGCGCACAAAAGCGATCTGATGGAGGCGGCGGCTCCGGTGCATGGGCTGGGATAG
- a CDS encoding nucleotidyltransferase domain-containing protein translates to MDLLQPGTDLLRFEPFAREHVSDLVFVTVSGAHLYGFPSPDSDVDLRGAFLAPLSSLVSLSRPVETLEPKGYVDGLEVEMVAHDLGKYLRLLIKPSGYVLEQIFSPWVVITSPDHEELKSLALASLSRRLIRHYRGFALSEWRAYQKSDAEKTVKRLLYLFRVLMTGIVVLSEGVVEADLARLNERFHLDLAPLIEAKVREHVLMTADDGRFVREIEQLFVQLDEAAERSPLPENIPNRDAIEEFLVRLRLRHVSLIQ, encoded by the coding sequence ATGGACCTGCTTCAGCCCGGAACGGATTTGCTTCGGTTTGAGCCATTCGCCCGCGAGCATGTCTCCGATCTTGTCTTCGTCACCGTCAGCGGCGCGCACCTTTACGGGTTCCCGTCACCGGACAGTGATGTCGATCTGCGCGGGGCGTTTCTGGCGCCGCTGAGCTCCTTGGTTTCACTTTCGAGACCAGTGGAGACACTGGAGCCGAAGGGGTATGTCGACGGCCTGGAAGTCGAAATGGTGGCGCACGACCTCGGCAAGTATCTGCGCCTGCTGATCAAGCCGAGCGGGTATGTGCTGGAGCAGATCTTTTCGCCCTGGGTTGTGATCACATCCCCGGACCATGAGGAACTGAAATCTCTGGCGCTGGCCAGCCTCAGCCGGCGGCTGATCCGCCACTATCGGGGCTTTGCCCTGAGCGAGTGGCGGGCGTATCAGAAATCGGATGCGGAGAAGACGGTCAAGCGGCTTTTGTATCTCTTCCGGGTTCTGATGACGGGGATCGTCGTGCTGAGTGAGGGTGTGGTCGAGGCGGATCTGGCGCGGCTCAATGAGCGTTTTCATCTGGACCTCGCGCCGCTGATCGAAGCGAAAGTTCGGGAGCATGTGCTCATGACGGCCGACGATGGCCGGTTTGTCCGTGAAATCGAGCAGTTATTCGTGCAATTGGACGAAGCGGCGGAACGTTCGCCGCTTCCGGAAAATATTCCAAACCGTGATGCGATCGAAGAATTTCTCGTCCGCTTGCGGCTGCGGCATGTAAGTTTGATACAGTAG
- a CDS encoding bifunctional nuclease family protein has product MASDFDKLFGDDWRPQDPEPGGSSGRGPDGESSPLTPESFSGAMDDRFSSETENRTPRSLNEKEIKVVNVYVHQEQGAPAQHFVLLRDNKGRRVPIWVGQFEAWAIMMALEGEAPDRPMTHDLIKLALERLDVKIERITIDDLWNDTFYAKINVVRADGSTLDIDARPSDAIAVAVRAHAPIYMAEAVLEATVRPD; this is encoded by the coding sequence TTGGCAAGCGACTTCGACAAACTGTTTGGTGATGATTGGCGTCCACAAGACCCGGAGCCGGGAGGCTCCAGCGGCCGTGGGCCGGACGGTGAAAGCAGTCCGCTGACGCCGGAATCATTCTCGGGCGCCATGGACGATCGGTTTTCCTCCGAGACGGAGAACCGCACGCCGCGTTCGCTCAACGAAAAAGAGATCAAGGTGGTGAACGTCTACGTTCACCAGGAACAGGGCGCTCCGGCGCAGCACTTCGTGCTGCTGCGCGATAACAAAGGTCGCCGCGTTCCCATCTGGGTCGGTCAGTTCGAAGCCTGGGCCATCATGATGGCCTTGGAAGGCGAAGCGCCCGACCGCCCCATGACCCACGACCTGATCAAGCTCGCCCTCGAACGGCTGGATGTCAAGATCGAGCGCATCACGATCGACGATCTGTGGAACGACACGTTCTACGCCAAGATCAACGTCGTGCGCGCTGACGGAAGCACGCTGGACATCGACGCCCGCCCCTCCGACGCCATCGCGGTCGCCGTCCGCGCCCATGCCCCGATCTATATGGCGGAAGCCGTGCTGGAAGCGACCGTGCGACCGGATTAA
- a CDS encoding TetR/AcrR family transcriptional regulator, translated as MRADARKNYSHLLEVARDVVAEHGADASMREIARRANVGLATLLRHFPTREALFEALLRTNLDALTQKAGELETSSPPDEALVSWFREMVAFVHSYSGVVALMASAHEDPDSALYTTCTAVHSAGARLLLRAQAEGTARADMDGVDLFGLMSALGWLVGQPGFAPRADHLFHIITSAVLTNRPRNDVKKAT; from the coding sequence ATGCGAGCCGACGCCAGAAAAAATTACAGCCATCTACTTGAGGTCGCGCGCGATGTCGTCGCCGAGCATGGCGCCGACGCATCCATGCGAGAAATTGCCCGCCGGGCTAACGTCGGCTTGGCCACACTGCTGCGCCATTTCCCGACGCGGGAAGCCTTGTTCGAAGCGCTGCTGCGTACGAACCTGGACGCACTGACGCAGAAGGCAGGTGAACTCGAAACGTCGAGCCCCCCTGACGAAGCGCTCGTGTCCTGGTTTCGCGAAATGGTGGCGTTCGTTCACAGCTATAGCGGAGTTGTTGCCTTGATGGCGAGCGCCCACGAGGACCCGGACTCCGCGCTTTACACGACATGCACAGCGGTGCACTCAGCGGGCGCGCGACTATTGCTCCGTGCTCAAGCCGAGGGAACGGCGCGCGCGGATATGGATGGGGTCGACCTGTTCGGCCTGATGTCGGCGCTCGGCTGGCTCGTCGGTCAACCCGGATTCGCGCCACGGGCGGATCATCTCTTTCACATTATTACGAGCGCCGTCCTGACAAATCGGCCTCGCAACGATGTCAAGAAGGCAACGTAA
- a CDS encoding HD domain-containing protein — protein sequence MESEEKIEKVEKIEKVEKTDLITLKDVRHDSRVRTYITRANEQMQAIGYTEHGHRHAGIVSTIARSILTNLQRDERDAELAAIAGYLHDMGCVVNRIGHVEAGALIAYTILTQMGMSAGEIATVIGAIGNHEEPNGVPISAVSAAVIIADKSDVHFSRVQVSDPIKFDIHDRVNYAVQKSYLRVDAAAKAIILELTIDTQHASVTEYFEIFVLRMVLCHRAADFLGCKFHLNVNGVNL from the coding sequence ATGGAATCCGAAGAGAAGATCGAAAAAGTGGAGAAGATCGAGAAGGTGGAAAAGACCGACTTGATTACGCTCAAGGATGTGCGCCACGACAGCCGCGTACGAACTTACATCACGCGCGCCAACGAACAGATGCAGGCGATCGGCTACACAGAGCACGGGCACCGGCACGCCGGCATCGTCTCCACCATCGCGCGCAGCATCCTGACGAACTTGCAGCGGGACGAGCGCGACGCCGAGCTCGCGGCCATCGCGGGATATCTGCACGATATGGGCTGCGTCGTCAATCGTATTGGGCATGTGGAAGCCGGCGCGCTGATCGCCTATACGATCCTGACGCAAATGGGGATGTCGGCGGGGGAGATCGCGACGGTGATCGGCGCGATCGGCAATCATGAGGAGCCCAACGGCGTCCCGATTTCGGCGGTCTCGGCGGCGGTCATCATTGCCGACAAGTCCGACGTCCACTTTTCCCGCGTCCAGGTGAGCGATCCGATCAAGTTCGACATCCATGACCGGGTGAACTATGCGGTTCAGAAATCGTATCTGCGCGTGGACGCCGCCGCGAAAGCCATCATTTTGGAGCTGACGATCGATACGCAGCACGCTTCGGTGACCGAGTACTTTGAGATTTTCGTGCTCCGTATGGTATTATGCCATCGCGCCGCGGACTTTTTGGGATGCAAATTCCACCTCAATGTCAACGGCGTAAATTTGTAA
- the hpt gene encoding hypoxanthine phosphoribosyltransferase, with product MASVQMDLEEDVAEVLLTQEQIATRVAELGAQISQDYAGKDLMLICILKGANIFLADLVRQITIPVAYDFVAVSSYGADTKSSGVVRILKDLDESVESKHVLVVEDIVDTGLTLRLSYLLENLRSRRAASVKVCTLLDKPVRRRVDVPVDYFGFKVEDQFVVGYGLDYQGKYRSLPYIGVLKPEIYGGG from the coding sequence ATGGCATCGGTACAGATGGATCTGGAAGAGGATGTGGCGGAGGTTCTGCTGACGCAGGAACAGATCGCCACGCGCGTCGCCGAGCTCGGCGCGCAGATTTCCCAGGATTACGCCGGGAAAGATCTGATGCTCATCTGCATCTTGAAAGGCGCGAATATCTTCCTGGCGGACCTGGTCCGCCAAATCACGATCCCCGTCGCCTACGACTTTGTCGCCGTCTCCTCGTACGGAGCGGATACAAAATCGTCCGGTGTGGTCCGTATTCTCAAGGACTTAGACGAAAGCGTCGAAAGCAAGCATGTTCTCGTGGTTGAGGATATCGTCGATACCGGTCTGACGCTTCGCTTATCGTACCTTCTGGAAAACCTCCGCTCGCGCCGCGCGGCGTCGGTCAAAGTCTGCACGCTGCTGGATAAGCCCGTCCGCCGGCGCGTCGACGTTCCCGTGGACTACTTTGGCTTCAAGGTGGAAGACCAGTTCGTCGTCGGATATGGCCTGGATTACCAGGGCAAGTACCGCAGCTTGCCATATATCGGTGTGCTGAAGCCCGAGATTTATGGCGGCGGCTAA